The Deefgea tanakiae DNA segment TTGTGTTGGTCGATGGTTTGGGTGATTTGATTGGCGACGAAGGCGCGGCGGCGAAAACGGGCTGGGGTGGGTTTATTTACCTCGAAATTTTGGATGCATCGTTCTCATTCGACGGCGTTTTGGGCGCATTTGCGCTGACGAAAAATATCTTTTTGATTGCGATTGGGCTGGGCATCGGCGCGATGTTTGTGCGTAGCTTTACGATTTTGTTAGTCGAAAAAGGCACGCTCAGCGCCTTCAAATACTTAGAGCACGGCGCATTTTGGGCCATCGGTGCACTCGCCGCCGTCATGCTACTCGCGGCAAGGTTTCATATTCCAGAAGTGATTACGGGCGGTGTGGCTGCGGTGCTGATCATTGCGGCTGGGGTGCATTCTTGGTTGATTAATCGCCACCAACTTGCCTCCGAAATTAACGCACATCAGTAGGCGTGCGCTTTCATCGCTTGTGCCATGAGGCGATAGGTCGCAACCCATGCTTCGCGGGTTTCTTCGGTAAACTCATCACCTAAGCCCGCTTTCAATGTCCTGAGTAGCGCATTGCCGACTAAGGTGTAATGTTCAGGCAGTACGCCATAGCCGACGTGGCGTTCGGCCAGTTTGTGCAGTACTGGAACAATTTTACTCAGGTCATTTAATCCATTTACCGCCACTTTCAGTGTGCCCATCAGCATTTTGCCTTGCTCGCTCATATCGTGCTTAAACAAGCGCCGCAAGCTGGGATCAATCTCAAATAGTTTTTGATAGAAAATCGCCGATGCTTGATCGGCAATCGGCTCGACTTTGGCAAAGCTCTGTTGGACTAAACGAATTTGCTGGGCGGTAAGTGACATCCTGTGACTCCTTGAGAAACGTCATTTAGCCTAGTCGATGAAAAAATGAGCTGCAGCGTTATTTTGATCAAATGGACTGTTGCGCTG contains these protein-coding regions:
- a CDS encoding globin family protein, with the protein product MSLTAQQIRLVQQSFAKVEPIADQASAIFYQKLFEIDPSLRRLFKHDMSEQGKMLMGTLKVAVNGLNDLSKIVPVLHKLAERHVGYGVLPEHYTLVGNALLRTLKAGLGDEFTEETREAWVATYRLMAQAMKAHAY